The Podospora pseudopauciseta strain CBS 411.78 chromosome 2 map unlocalized CBS411.78m_2, whole genome shotgun sequence genome has a window encoding:
- the CNB1 gene encoding Calcineurin subunit B (COG:T; EggNog:ENOG503P06Y): protein MGNQTSSVLDNIVQGSNFDRDEVDRLRKRFMKLDKDNSGTIEREEFLSLPQISSNPLATRMIAIFDEDGGGDVDFQEFVSGLSAFSSKGNKEQKLRFAFKVYDIDRDGYISNGELFIVLKMMVGNNLKDQQLQQIVDKTIMEADLDKDGKISFEEFTKMVENTDVSMSMTLGMFSLDFEVTKGLCLLKQDEQINSRPGERNDGQACFANIRQTNKRVF from the exons ATGGGCAACCAGACCAGCAGCGTGCTGGACAACATTGTTCAGGGGTCTAACT TCGACAGGGATGAAGTTGACCGGCTGCGGAAGAGGTTTATGAAGTTGGATAAG GATAACTCCGGCACTATCGAGCGTGAGGAGTTCCTTTCACTCCCTCAAATATCCTCCAACCCACTCGCCACCAG AATGATTGCCATCTTCGACgaagacggcggcggcgacgtCGACTTCCAAGAGTTCGTCTCTGGCCTTtccgccttctcctccaaggGCAACAAGGAGCAGAAGCTCCGGTTCGCCTTCAAGGTCTACGACATTGACCGTGACGGCTACATCTCCAACGGCGAGCTGTTCATCGTCctgaagatgatggtgggcAACAACCTCAAGGACCAGCAGCTGCAGCAGATTGTGGACAAGACCATCATGGAGGCCGACCTGGACAAGGATGGGAAGATCAGTTTTGAGGAGTTTACCAAGATGGTGGAGAATACGGATGTCAGCATGAGTATGACGCTAGGTATGTTCTCCCTCGATTTCGAAGTGACGAAGGGCTTGTGTTTGCTAAAACAAGATGAACAGATCAATTCTAGACCTGGGGAGAGGAATGATGGGCAGGCATGCTTTGCGAACATTagacaaacaaacaagagAGTTTTCTAG
- the EPL1 gene encoding Enhancer of polycomb-like protein 1 (COG:K; BUSCO:EOG09263L7Y; EggNog:ENOG503NXHJ) gives MATRKVRIKKLAPKTPLSVLREDQIDPSEYEQLTSEAQIATGVEQAEENEYHLQAVLQHAGVAADKEIPVPPPQESTLNYDELYSQRCSQPSTYIRFSQTVEECIGCMYDMTEEDDVFLKAYNAKRAASTQLSEDDFEKIMEVYEDTAFIKTPFASIDQTIAPYEEMLQGLQSLERGKVMPHAKEIYEYWKSRRQALSNRPLHPTLKFEISPDSDDMDPYVCFRRREVRATRKTRARDVLCADKLKRLRRELEDARQLAMAAHQRELFKAEMLKTDRAIFETRGTLKELKVRLGIKTDDEDLVNQKPQKRKAPEAPAVQRPPPPAQLRMPVRPDGRPAEADLSQLADRLAEKENELRIDIEKKVLTHSEWNRNYVDLTRGPLSPVHGPLQDPNFRPAKTQYLMTPPASASSVSMEEPTPMELDKPEKPRDFGPLLKFRGVAPDEESRANPPSYRRRIGRLNRLWIDRRGLASPPREVSAEQYDRWKYDQSSDDEDEPEVYEVDPFDTRALKFRASVPPPVWMTHRVVPNSRVMMPAAQAAMMQQQQHQQQQQQHPIAPNQPASLPAQLQATKSPAQVKGAT, from the exons ATGGCGACCCGGAAGGTTAGGATCAAGAAGTTGGCTCCAAAAACGCCTCTATCCGTCCTCAGAGAAGACCAAATCGACCCTTCAGAATACGAACAACTCACCTCCGAAGCCCAAATCGCAACCGGTGTCGAACAGGCCGAGGAAAAT GAGTACCATCTTCAGGCAGTCCTGCAACATGCAGGTGTCGCTGCCGACAAGGAAATTCccgtcccaccaccacaggaGAGCACACTCAACTATGACGAGCTCTACTCACAGCGGTGCTCCCAGCCATCAACATATATCCGCTTCTCTCAAACAGTAGAAGAATGCATAGGATGCATGTATGACAtgacggaggaggacgatgttTTTCTCAAGGCATACAACGCAAAACGAGCCGCCTCTACCCAGCTCTCAGAAGATGACTTTGAGAAGATCATGGAGGTGTATGAGGACACCGCCTTCATCAAAACCCCGTTTGCCTCAATAGACCAGACAATAGCCCCATATGAGGAGATGCTCCAAGGCCTTCAAAGCTTGGAGAGAGGAAAGGTCATGCCTCACGCCAAAGAGATCTATGAGTATTGGAAATCACGGCGGCAAGCTCTGAGCAACCGACCGTTACATCCCACTCTCAAGTTTGAGATCTCCCCTGACAGTGATGACATGGACCCCTATGTCTGTTTCCGTCGGCGAGAAGTACGTGCCACTCGCAAGACAAGAGCACGAGATGTGCTGTGCGCAGATAAGCTCAAGCGACTGCGGAGGGAGCTTGAGGATGCGCGCCAGTTGGCCATGGCTGCCCACCAAAGGGAGCTTTTCAAGGCCGAGATGCTCAAGACTGACCGCGCCATCTTTGAGACGCGCGGGACActcaaggagctcaaggtcAGGTTGGGGATCAAGACCGACGACGAAGATCTCGTCAACCAAAAG CCCCAGAAACGAAAAGCGCCAGAGGCCCCTGCCGTCCAGCGacccccaccacctgcccAACTTCGTATGCCCGTACGACCAGATGGCCGTCCTGCCGAGGCAGATCTCTCACAGCTGGCTGATCGCCTtgctgagaaggagaacgAGCTCCGGATTGATATCGAGAAGAAGGTGCTGACCCATAGCGAATGGAATCGCAACTATGTGGACTTGACTAGGGGTCCGTTGTCTCCGGTGCATGGGCCCCTTCAAGATCCCAACTTTAGGCCAGCCAAGACCCAATATCTGATGACACCACCAGCTTCGGCGTCGTCGGTATCCATGGAGGAACCCACCCCTATGGAGCTTGACAAGCCAGAAAAGCCACGAGACTTTGGCCCGCTCTTGAAATTTAGGGGAGTAGCTCCGGATGAGGAGTCGAGAGCAAACCCGCCATCGTACCGTCGGCGTATTGGTCGTCTCAATCGGCTGTGGATTGATCGTCGTGGCTTGGCGAGTCCTCCCCGTGAAGTCAGCGCAGAACAGTACGACCGCTGGAAATATGACCAGTCgtcggatgatgaggacgagcCCGAGGTGTACGAGGTTGATCCCTTTGATACCCGGGCACTGAAATTCCGCGCCTCTGTCCCGCCTCCAGTGTGGATGACACACCGAGTAGTTCCTAACTCAAGAGTTATGATGCCAGCCGCGCAGGCTGCGATgatgcagcaacaacagcatcagcagcaacagcagcaacatccaaTAGCACCAAACCAACCGGCGTCACTACCAGCACAACTGCAGGCGACAAAATCGCCTGCACAAGTGAAGGGAGCAACATGA
- a CDS encoding uncharacterized protein (EggNog:ENOG503P3BD): MDDSRGQRRQNDPPTYSRQHHPALQAQAGQDRRSFTGTQRDSRFQTTSLSSSPAGSSRGMGGSAGYGAYYQDSTTTSFPATAMTQGALGYHHSAADYGQPDSRQTQSFAGTYNPSMMYNVQQATGGQSAGVYDASQQFSSRQAAGLPMMTDVTAPYFSSEPTNTTSALQAQAQTSSTPQVYQQPGLHGYSTSSMAAIGGITTQTTPAAEVRMEEEYPATGGLDDAYAQYQSALKGIFKDIRNGALATAGESLLQVSTWLLGHVVELGLTSDDQNLHGERIKLWNDFNYAWLGMFQRQKEMMESGQQLQRSQSLVPQEELEKMAKELIKYCDNIERHGLVDYQYGVWEEQIIEILGECVDLYESANASGSSGGEGSSSSRRR, from the exons ATGGACGACTCTCGAGGCCAGAGGAGGCAGAATGATCCGCCCACCTACAGCCGGCAACATCACCCCGCGCTGCAGGCGCAGGCAGGACAGGATCGGAGGTCATTTACGGGTACACAGAGGGATAGCAGGTTCCAGACGACATCACTGAGTTCTTCGCCCGCCGGATCTTCCCGCGGAATGGGTGGTTCAGCCGGATACGGCGCTTACTACCAGGACTCAACAACGACCTCGTTCCCCGCGACGGCCATGACACAGGGCGCGCTGGGCTATCATCACTCTGCCGCTGACTACGGACAGCCAGACTCACGGCAAACACAGAGCTTTGCCGGCACGTACAATCCATCCATGATGTACAACGTCCAGCAGGCAACAGGGGGGCAGAGTGCCGGCGTGTACGATGCGAGTCAACAGTTTTCCTCGCGGCAAGCCGCAGGTCTTCCAATGATGACGGATGTCACGGCCCCCTACTTCTCAAGCGAGCCAACCAATACCACATCCGCCCTCCAAGCCCAGGCGCAGACGTCAAGCACGCCACAGGTATATCAGCAGCCGGGCTTGCATGGCTATTCTACCAGCAGCATGGCAGCCATTGGAGGAATCACTACGCAGACCACTCCTGCTGCGGAAGTCAGGATGGAGGAAGAATATCCCGCCACAGGAGGGCTGGACGATGCATATGCGCAATACCAATCAGCGCTCAAGGGAATCTTCAAGGACATCCGAAATGGTGCTCTAGCCACTGCCGGAGAATCCCTTCTTCAGGTCTCGACTTGGCTTTTGGGACACGTTGTTGAACTAG GCCTCACGTCTGACGATCAGAATCTCCATGGCGAACGTATCAAGCTGTGGAACGACTTCAACTATGCCTGGCTCGGCATGTTCCAGCGCCAGAAAGAAATGATGGAATCCGGACAGCAATTACAGCGCTCCCAAAGCCTAGTGCCGCAAGAAGAGCTGGAAAAGATGGCCAAGGAGCTGATCAAGTATTGCGACAACATCGAGCGACATGGTTTGGTAGACTATCAGTATGGAGTATGGGAAGAGCAAATTATCGAAA TCCTTGGAGAGTGCGTCGATCTTTACGAGTCGGCCAACGCCTCTGGCAGCAGCGGAGGCGAGGGATCCTCCAGCTCACGTCGGCGATGA